A single genomic interval of Pantanalinema sp. harbors:
- a CDS encoding DUF4912 domain-containing protein: MQRERLDIIKGETEAIEKLDAAETAPEPGDASPEEGGVIPAVEAVEASVAPDAEAPQGPPLKKTWMKPELLIDDDLGELPGEYERDRAVLMVRDPFWVHAYWDLDAESVTRAKLEGGAQLTLRVHDVTDLVFNGANSHYHFDVAMPFDFQRVWYFNVPNDGRTYLAEVGYLRHDGRFIALARSNAGTTPQSKISSIISDRFVDPEVSPGVAAAPAPQVQQPSPPPAAPRVPELVPQQPAPAMATPEVESVEPAPQNLEISEQMYRLSLRGTPYWSANIPKYGEFLLERATSSEAMPLAAMSSAQHAPQPPAPQAKDFWLVADCELIVYGATEPDAKVTLRGQAVDLRPDGTFTLRFALPDGMHPIPIHAVNADGDMERSLTITVSRNSVAP, from the coding sequence GTGCAACGTGAACGACTGGATATCATCAAGGGCGAAACCGAAGCGATCGAGAAGCTCGACGCTGCCGAGACGGCGCCGGAGCCCGGCGACGCGAGTCCCGAGGAGGGCGGCGTCATCCCCGCCGTAGAGGCGGTCGAGGCGTCGGTCGCCCCGGATGCCGAAGCGCCGCAGGGTCCCCCGCTCAAGAAGACCTGGATGAAGCCCGAGCTCTTGATCGACGACGATCTCGGCGAGCTGCCGGGCGAGTACGAGCGCGATCGCGCCGTCCTCATGGTCCGCGACCCCTTCTGGGTCCACGCCTACTGGGACCTCGACGCGGAGTCGGTCACCCGGGCCAAGCTCGAGGGCGGCGCCCAGCTCACGCTGCGCGTCCACGACGTCACGGACCTCGTCTTCAACGGGGCCAACTCGCACTACCACTTCGACGTGGCCATGCCCTTCGATTTCCAGCGGGTGTGGTACTTCAACGTCCCGAACGACGGGCGCACCTACCTGGCCGAAGTCGGCTACCTGCGCCATGACGGCCGCTTCATCGCTCTGGCGCGCTCCAACGCCGGTACCACGCCCCAGTCCAAGATCTCCTCGATCATCTCGGATCGCTTCGTGGACCCCGAGGTGAGCCCTGGCGTCGCCGCGGCCCCTGCGCCCCAGGTCCAGCAGCCCTCGCCTCCCCCTGCCGCCCCTCGTGTCCCCGAGCTGGTGCCGCAGCAGCCCGCCCCCGCCATGGCGACCCCTGAGGTCGAGAGCGTCGAGCCCGCCCCCCAGAACCTCGAGATCAGCGAGCAGATGTACCGCCTCTCGCTGCGCGGCACGCCCTACTGGTCGGCCAACATCCCCAAGTACGGCGAGTTCCTGCTCGAGCGCGCGACCAGCTCGGAGGCCATGCCGCTCGCGGCCATGTCGAGCGCCCAGCACGCCCCCCAGCCCCCCGCCCCCCAGGCGAAGGACTTCTGGCTGGTGGCCGACTGCGAGCTGATCGTTTACGGCGCCACCGAGCCCGACGCCAAGGTGACCCTGCGGGGCCAGGCCGTCGACCTGCGCCCGGACGGGACCTTCACCCTGCGCTTCGCGCTGCCGGACGGCATGCACCCGATCCCCATCCACGCGGTGAACGCGGACGGGGACATGGAGCGCTCGCTCACCATCACCGTCTCCCGCAACTCCGTCGCGCCATAA
- a CDS encoding 1,4-alpha-glucan branching protein domain-containing protein yields the protein MAIGYLAMVLHAHLPFVRHPEYSFFLEEDWLYEAITETYVPLIEVYDGLIADGIDFRITMTLTPPLVSMLADPLLQSRYVHHIDELIELSEKEVVRTRFDGHFNYLARYYLDHFKRIRHIFVDRYKGNLVTAFKKFQDLGVLEIVTCGATHGFLPLMQITPQAVRAQILVAANSYESHFGRKPRGIWLPECGYYPGVDRYLKEAGIKYFFTDTHGLLNSTPRSRYGAYSPLYCPNTGVAAFARDQESSKQVWSSIEGYPGDPIYREFYRDVGYDLDLDYIGPYVQPDGTRKNTGIKYYKITGKTDQKQPYDPYWARERAAVHAGHFMNCREQQIEHLFGVMGKPPIVVSPYDAELFGHWWYEGPQFIDFLIRKSVHDQNVFKLTTPAEFLEDNPINQVATPSYSSWGDKGYAEFWLNETNDWVYPHLHVAAERMVELASLYRSDGSPLRTRALNQCARELLLAQSSDWAFIMKTGTMVEYAVKRTKSHLKRFNKLYDEIKGGSIDEDWLHKCEYLDNIFPEIDYRVYR from the coding sequence ATGGCGATTGGCTATCTGGCAATGGTGCTGCACGCGCACCTGCCGTTCGTGCGCCATCCCGAATACAGCTTCTTCCTTGAAGAGGATTGGCTCTACGAGGCCATCACCGAGACCTACGTCCCGCTCATCGAGGTGTACGACGGCCTGATCGCGGATGGCATCGACTTCCGCATCACCATGACGCTCACGCCGCCCCTGGTCTCGATGCTCGCCGATCCCCTCCTCCAGAGCCGCTACGTCCACCACATCGACGAGCTGATCGAGCTCTCCGAGAAGGAGGTCGTCCGGACCCGCTTCGACGGGCACTTCAACTACCTGGCGCGCTACTACCTGGATCACTTCAAGCGCATCCGCCACATCTTCGTGGACCGCTACAAGGGCAACCTGGTCACGGCCTTCAAGAAGTTCCAGGACCTGGGCGTCCTCGAGATCGTCACCTGCGGGGCCACCCACGGCTTCTTGCCCCTGATGCAGATCACGCCGCAGGCGGTCCGTGCCCAGATCCTGGTGGCCGCCAACTCGTACGAGAGCCACTTCGGCCGCAAGCCCCGCGGCATCTGGCTGCCCGAGTGCGGCTACTATCCCGGGGTGGACCGCTACCTCAAGGAAGCGGGCATCAAGTACTTCTTCACCGACACCCACGGCCTGCTCAACTCGACGCCGCGCTCGCGCTACGGGGCCTACTCGCCCCTCTACTGCCCCAACACCGGGGTGGCGGCCTTCGCCCGCGACCAGGAGTCGTCCAAGCAGGTCTGGAGCTCGATCGAGGGCTACCCGGGCGATCCGATCTACCGCGAGTTCTACCGCGACGTCGGCTACGACCTGGACCTTGACTACATCGGTCCCTACGTCCAGCCGGACGGCACCCGGAAGAACACCGGGATCAAGTACTACAAGATCACCGGCAAGACCGATCAGAAGCAGCCCTACGACCCCTACTGGGCGCGCGAGCGCGCGGCGGTGCACGCCGGCCACTTCATGAACTGCCGCGAGCAGCAGATCGAGCACCTGTTCGGCGTGATGGGCAAGCCCCCCATCGTGGTCTCGCCCTACGATGCCGAGCTGTTCGGCCACTGGTGGTACGAGGGGCCCCAGTTCATCGACTTCCTGATCCGCAAGTCGGTCCACGACCAGAACGTCTTCAAGCTGACGACCCCCGCGGAGTTCCTGGAAGACAACCCGATCAACCAGGTCGCGACCCCCTCCTACTCCAGCTGGGGCGACAAGGGCTACGCCGAGTTCTGGCTCAACGAGACCAACGACTGGGTCTACCCGCACCTGCACGTCGCCGCCGAGCGGATGGTGGAGCTTGCGAGCCTCTACCGGAGCGACGGCAGCCCGCTGCGGACCCGGGCGCTCAACCAGTGCGCCCGCGAACTGCTGCTCGCGCAGAGCTCCGACTGGGCCTTCATCATGAAGACCGGCACCATGGTCGAGTACGCCGTCAAGCGTACCAAGAGCCACCTCAAGCGCTTCAACAAGCTCTACGACGAGATCAAGGGCGGGAGCATCGACGAGGACTGGCTCCACAAGTGCGAGTACCTCGACAACATCTTCCCGGAGATCGACTACCGGGTGTATCGCTGA